CGATGACTGCTATACCGAAATCGACCTAAAAATATTCCGCCAATATTTGGCTCCGGCACTGGGTGTGACGCACCGCTTGGTCGGGACTGAGCCGTTTTGTACCGTGACCGCTAAATATAACCGCGACATGAGCTTCTGGCTGGAGACGCCGTCATTGCCTTATCCGCCGATTTCGCTGGTGGAAATTGAACGTCTTAAATATCACAACACCGCTATTTCCGCCTCCTGGGTACGCAAACTACTGGCGCAGGGAGATAGCGAAACCATTGGTAAATTAGTCCCTCCCGCTACCTGCCATTACCTACAGCGATTGTTGACACAACGTGCACAAAAAGCGGCCAGCACGGAGAAAAACTCAGCATTAGCAAAGAGTTCAGCCCCGTTTTAACTGATTAAAGAGAACTGATTAAAGCCGGGCGCAAAGAAAAATAGGGACTGATACCTAAGTCAGAAACCACGAATTTGAAGACAAGTTAATCAGGTGAAAAATGAAAATTATCAGAGAGGCCGTCGCCGGAACGTTGGAATCGAGCGACGTTATGGTGCGTATCGCGCCATTAAATCCACCCGAAATAGATCTGCAAATACACAGCAGTGTAGACAAGCAGTTTGGTGACGCCATTCGCTACAGCGTACTGGCGTTGCTGGAACAGTATCGGGTAACCGGAGTGCAACTGATTATTGACGATAAAGGTGCGTTGGATTGCGTTTTACAGGCACGACTGGAAACCGCATTGCTGAGAGCCAGTGATGAAAAAATTCTGCCATGGAGAGCGCATTGATGAAACCTGAAATGAAAAACAGAATGCGCCGCAGCATGTTATTTGTCCCCGGAGCTAATGCTGCGATGGTCAGTAATGCGTTTATTTATCAATCCGATGCGTTGATGTTTGATCTGGAAGACTCCGTCATTCTGCGCGAAAAAGATGCTGCTCGTCGCCTGGTCTATCACGCCTTGCAGCATCCGCTTTATCAGGATGTAGAAACTATCGTTCGGGTCAATGCATTGGACTCGGCTTATGGTCTGGCTGATTTAGAGGCCGTGGTGCGTGGTGGCGCGGATATCGTGCGTTTGCCGAAAACCGATAACGCGAAAGATGTTGAAGATATGGCACGTGAAATCAGCCGTATTGAATCGGAATGTGGCCGTGAAGTGGGTAGCACCGGCTTGCTGGCCGCCATTGAATCAGCACAAGGTATCACTCAAGCGCTGGCTATTGCGCAGGCATCACCGCGTTTAATGGGTATTGCGTTGGGAGCTGAAGATTATGTCCGCAACTTGCGCACTGAGCGCTCACCCGAAGGGATTGAGCTGCTGTTTGCTCGCTGTTCAATATTGCAGGCCGCCCGTGCGGTAGGGATTCAGGCTTTTGACACCGTGTATTCCGATGCTAATAACGAAGCGGGTTTTTTGCAGGAAGCCGCACTTATCAAGCAACTGGGTTTTGATGGCAAGTCATTGATAAACCCACGCCAAATCGAACTGTTACACAACCTCTATGCGCCAACCGAGAAAGAAGTCCGCTATGCCCAGGCGGTAGTTGATGCGGCGGCGGCGGCAGAAGCCGAAGGGCGCGGTGTGGTTTCTCTGAACGGCAAGATGGTGGACAGCCCGGTGATTGAACGGGCGCGGTTGGTTTTGCAACGTGCGGTCAGCGGCCTGCGTGAGGAATAAGAGATGAATAGGCAACAACGAGTAGAAAGTTTAAGCCACAGTCAGGATAACGGCCCGGCATATCGCCCGTATCAGAACACCTCTAAAGCGAATTTACAGGCGCAGAAGCCACGCAATATCAAGATGTGTGATTCATTGGAAAATGTGATTCGCCGTAGCGGGTTGCAAGATGGCATGACCATTTCCTTCCACCATGCTTTCCGTGCCGGTGATTTGACTTTAAATCTGGTGATGAATGCGATTGCCGCGATGGGCTTCAAAAATTTGCGTCTGGCTTCCAGCTCTTTGAGCGACTGCCATTCGCCACTGGTCGAGCATATCCGCAATGGTGTGGTCAGCGAAATCTACACCTCG
The sequence above is drawn from the Yersinia enterocolitica subsp. enterocolitica genome and encodes:
- the citD gene encoding citrate lyase acyl carrier protein, whose protein sequence is MKIIREAVAGTLESSDVMVRIAPLNPPEIDLQIHSSVDKQFGDAIRYSVLALLEQYRVTGVQLIIDDKGALDCVLQARLETALLRASDEKILPWRAH
- a CDS encoding aldolase/citrate lyase family protein, which produces MKPEMKNRMRRSMLFVPGANAAMVSNAFIYQSDALMFDLEDSVILREKDAARRLVYHALQHPLYQDVETIVRVNALDSAYGLADLEAVVRGGADIVRLPKTDNAKDVEDMAREISRIESECGREVGSTGLLAAIESAQGITQALAIAQASPRLMGIALGAEDYVRNLRTERSPEGIELLFARCSILQAARAVGIQAFDTVYSDANNEAGFLQEAALIKQLGFDGKSLINPRQIELLHNLYAPTEKEVRYAQAVVDAAAAAEAEGRGVVSLNGKMVDSPVIERARLVLQRAVSGLREE